From a single Photobacterium gaetbulicola Gung47 genomic region:
- a CDS encoding putative sodium-type flagellar protein MotX (COG0790), with the protein MSLRPLIFAIALCSAMPASALEEVGDAVPVYSENELNRMFVSNSHLQQVQADDCQLVQDIEARAIRVESPSYQFLYGDMLAWGVCVERDVELGVHYMQSAAQQGSPAALEQLGRYYARGTLVQQDRERAIPYLREAAAMGNVDARIQLAELLLSNYGSPLDFEDAYRWLYNTVTASQSTHNQIARLRRGLESRMPANVIARAKRRDSFW; encoded by the coding sequence ATGAGCCTACGCCCGTTAATCTTTGCTATTGCCTTGTGCAGCGCAATGCCTGCTTCTGCACTGGAAGAGGTGGGTGATGCTGTGCCTGTGTATAGCGAAAACGAGCTCAACCGGATGTTCGTCTCCAACAGTCATTTGCAGCAGGTCCAGGCCGACGATTGCCAGCTGGTTCAGGATATCGAGGCGCGGGCAATCCGGGTCGAGTCCCCTTCCTACCAGTTTCTCTATGGCGACATGCTGGCTTGGGGCGTATGCGTCGAGCGGGATGTCGAGCTTGGCGTCCACTACATGCAGTCGGCTGCCCAGCAAGGCTCACCGGCAGCGTTGGAGCAGCTCGGGCGTTATTACGCTCGCGGCACCTTGGTCCAACAAGATCGGGAGCGGGCGATCCCCTACTTGCGTGAGGCCGCCGCCATGGGCAATGTCGATGCCCGTATCCAGCTGGCAGAGTTGCTGCTGAGTAATTACGGCAGTCCGCTCGACTTTGAAGATGCCTACCGCTGGCTGTATAACACGGTGACGGCTAGCCAAAGTACCCATAACCAGATTGCCCGCCTGCGCCGCGGCCTGGAAAGCCGGATGCCGGCCAACGTGATTGCCAGAGCCAAGCGACGGGATAGTTTTTGGTAG
- a CDS encoding 30S ribosomal protein S18 (COG0238), producing the protein MARFFRRRKFCRFTAEGVQEIDYKDVATLKNYITEAGKIVPSRITGTRAKYQRQLARAIKRSRYLALLPYTDKHQ; encoded by the coding sequence ATGGCACGTTTCTTCCGTCGTCGTAAGTTCTGCCGTTTCACTGCAGAAGGCGTACAAGAGATTGACTACAAAGACGTAGCAACTCTTAAAAACTACATCACTGAAGCTGGTAAAATCGTACCAAGCCGTATCACTGGTACTCGCGCTAAATACCAGCGTCAGCTAGCTCGCGCTATCAAGCGTTCTCGTTACCTAGCACTTCTACCATACACTGACAAGCATCAGTAA
- a CDS encoding 50S ribosomal protein L9 (COG0359), whose protein sequence is MQVILLDKIGNLGGLGDQVNVKAGFARNFLIPQGKAVMATKANVEMFEARRAELEAKVAEQLSAAEARAEKVNALEAVVIASKAGDEGKLFGSIGTRDIADAITAAGVEVAKSEVRLPEGALRTTGEFEISVQLHSDVFATVNLNVVAED, encoded by the coding sequence ATGCAAGTTATTCTACTTGATAAAATCGGTAACCTAGGTGGCCTTGGCGATCAGGTTAACGTTAAAGCGGGTTTTGCTCGTAACTTCCTTATCCCACAGGGCAAGGCAGTAATGGCTACTAAAGCTAACGTTGAAATGTTCGAAGCTCGTCGTGCTGAGCTAGAAGCTAAAGTTGCTGAGCAACTTTCTGCTGCTGAAGCACGCGCTGAGAAAGTTAACGCGCTTGAAGCTGTAGTTATCGCATCTAAAGCTGGTGACGAAGGTAAACTATTCGGTTCTATCGGTACTCGTGACATCGCTGACGCAATCACTGCGGCTGGTGTTGAAGTAGCGAAGAGCGAAGTTCGCCTACCAGAAGGTGCTCTACGTACGACTGGCGAATTCGAGATCAGCGTTCAGCTGCACTCTGACGTATTCGCAACTGTTAACCTAAACGTTGTTGCTGAAGACTAA
- a CDS encoding replicative DNA helicase (COG0305), with protein sequence MAENSKPNQPKDSKMDAIKMAPHSLEAEQSVLGGLMLDNEKWDVVAEKVVAKDFYSRPHRIIFEGAAALLEGGDPLDLITLSEHLENADQLEDVGGFAYLAELAKNTPSAANILAYAEIVRERALIRDMISVANEIADAGYDPQGRDSEELLDMAESKVFAIAEQRTSENEGPQNVEGILEKTLERIELLYQTPQDGVTGVTTGFSDLNKKTAGLQGSDLIIVAARPSMGKTTFAMNLCENAAMAEEKPVLIFSLEMPSEQIMMRMLASLARVDQTKIRTGQLDDEDWARVSSAMGKMMEKKNMYIDDSSGLTPTEVRSRARRIARDHGGLSMIMIDYLQLMRVPSLQDNRTLEIAEISRSLKALAKELNVPVVALSQLNRSLEQRADKRPVNSDLRESGAIEQDADLIMFIYRDEVYHEDSALKGIAEIIIGKQRNGPIGTVRLTFQGQFSRFDNYAGPAFDDE encoded by the coding sequence ATGGCAGAGAATAGCAAACCGAACCAACCCAAAGACTCCAAGATGGACGCGATCAAGATGGCGCCGCACTCGCTAGAGGCTGAGCAGTCGGTTCTCGGCGGCTTGATGCTGGACAACGAGAAATGGGATGTCGTTGCCGAGAAAGTCGTGGCCAAAGACTTCTACAGCCGGCCCCACCGGATTATCTTCGAAGGGGCGGCCGCGCTGCTGGAAGGCGGGGATCCGCTTGATTTGATCACCTTGTCCGAGCACCTTGAAAACGCAGATCAGCTTGAGGATGTCGGTGGTTTTGCCTATCTAGCCGAATTGGCGAAAAATACCCCGTCGGCGGCGAATATCTTGGCCTATGCCGAGATTGTTCGTGAGCGGGCGCTGATCCGTGACATGATCAGCGTGGCCAATGAAATTGCCGATGCCGGTTATGATCCCCAGGGGCGGGACAGTGAAGAGCTGCTGGATATGGCAGAGAGCAAGGTATTTGCCATTGCCGAGCAGCGTACCTCGGAAAATGAAGGCCCGCAGAATGTTGAGGGTATTCTCGAGAAAACCCTCGAGCGTATCGAGCTCCTCTATCAGACCCCGCAGGACGGGGTGACCGGGGTGACGACCGGGTTCTCGGACTTGAACAAAAAGACCGCCGGCCTGCAGGGCTCGGATCTGATTATTGTCGCGGCCCGTCCGTCGATGGGTAAAACGACCTTTGCCATGAACCTGTGTGAGAACGCAGCGATGGCCGAGGAAAAGCCGGTGTTGATTTTTTCGCTGGAGATGCCCTCAGAGCAGATCATGATGCGTATGCTGGCCTCGTTGGCACGGGTGGACCAGACCAAGATCCGTACCGGCCAGCTCGATGACGAAGACTGGGCGCGTGTCTCTTCTGCCATGGGCAAAATGATGGAAAAGAAGAACATGTATATCGACGACAGCTCGGGCCTGACGCCGACGGAAGTACGCTCGCGGGCCAGGCGCATTGCCCGTGACCACGGCGGCCTGAGCATGATCATGATTGACTACCTCCAGCTGATGCGGGTGCCGAGCCTGCAGGACAACCGTACCCTGGAAATTGCGGAGATCTCCCGCTCGCTCAAGGCGTTGGCCAAAGAGCTCAATGTGCCGGTGGTGGCGCTGTCGCAGCTGAACCGCTCGCTGGAGCAACGGGCCGACAAACGCCCGGTGAACTCGGATTTGCGTGAATCGGGTGCCATCGAGCAGGATGCCGACTTGATCATGTTTATCTACCGTGATGAGGTGTACCACGAAGACAGTGCGCTCAAAGGCATTGCTGAAATCATTATCGGTAAGCAGCGTAACGGTCCGATCGGAACGGTGCGACTGACCTTCCAAGGCCAGTTCTCCCGCTTTGATAATTATGCCGGCCCGGCCTTTGATGATGAATAA
- a CDS encoding hypothetical protein (COG3137) — translation MIDCYNRRGGRLARTLLALILLASTQANATATDERPTRIPPPLSTELELGYQSLGGNSDSQTLNTRLGGTYVKNQYRHTGEFRFLLAEKDGKEDKRKGQVELQSDMKVNERTYVLGNINYVDDRYGPYFTDFTLATGLGYQLVRWETFQMEVEAGPGYRHQEPNLDEIDDDDIILPETVDELILRGNAKMTWKPSKTVELGVRLTGIAGNSNSTMEAEFNLTTDISDFVAIKISNNQKLNSWVPDGLKKRDSAMTINLLFKM, via the coding sequence GTGATTGACTGTTACAACCGACGAGGAGGCCGCTTGGCAAGAACCCTGTTAGCTTTAATTCTGCTTGCCAGCACCCAAGCCAATGCCACCGCCACTGATGAGCGCCCAACCCGGATCCCGCCACCACTGAGCACCGAGCTTGAACTCGGTTACCAATCTCTCGGCGGCAACTCGGACTCGCAAACCCTCAACACCCGACTCGGGGGCACGTACGTCAAGAACCAGTACCGTCACACCGGTGAGTTCCGGTTCCTGCTGGCTGAAAAAGACGGTAAGGAAGACAAGCGTAAAGGCCAGGTCGAACTGCAGAGCGACATGAAAGTCAATGAACGGACCTATGTGCTGGGTAACATCAACTACGTCGATGACCGCTACGGGCCCTATTTTACCGATTTCACCCTGGCAACCGGTCTGGGTTACCAGTTAGTCCGGTGGGAAACCTTTCAGATGGAAGTGGAAGCCGGCCCGGGTTACCGCCACCAGGAGCCCAACCTCGATGAGATCGATGACGATGATATCATCCTGCCGGAGACGGTGGATGAGCTGATCCTCCGTGGCAATGCCAAAATGACCTGGAAACCGTCCAAAACCGTCGAACTTGGTGTCCGCCTGACCGGTATCGCTGGCAACAGCAACAGTACCATGGAAGCCGAATTCAACCTCACGACCGACATCAGTGACTTTGTCGCCATTAAAATCAGCAACAACCAAAAGCTCAACAGCTGGGTGCCCGATGGCTTGAAGAAGCGCGACTCGGCCATGACGATTAACCTGCTGTTCAAGATGTAA
- a CDS encoding 30S ribosomal protein S6 (COG0360) yields MRHYEIVFMVHPDQSEQVAGMIERYTAAIKDSGGQIHRLEDWGRRQLAYPINKLHKAHYVLLNVEAEQSVIDELESNFRFNDAVIRNMIMRTKGAITEPSPMMKAKEERAPRREERAEQPAPAQSEGEAAAE; encoded by the coding sequence ATGCGTCATTACGAAATCGTATTCATGGTGCACCCTGATCAAAGCGAACAGGTTGCTGGCATGATCGAGCGTTACACTGCTGCTATCAAAGATTCTGGCGGTCAAATCCACCGTCTTGAAGATTGGGGCCGTCGTCAACTGGCTTACCCAATCAACAAACTGCACAAAGCACACTACGTTCTACTGAACGTTGAAGCTGAGCAGTCTGTAATTGACGAGCTGGAGTCTAACTTCCGCTTCAACGATGCAGTGATCCGTAACATGATCATGCGTACTAAAGGCGCTATCACTGAGCCATCTCCAATGATGAAGGCTAAAGAAGAGCGTGCCCCACGTCGTGAAGAGCGTGCAGAGCAACCAGCTCCAGCACAATCTGAAGGCGAAGCAGCAGCTGAGTAA
- a CDS encoding putative exoribonuclease R (COG0557) has protein sequence MSKGTTDIPVDPFRDREASNYENPIPSREMLLDVIRSYSTPVSRDQLFEELKLEGDEQYEGLRRRLRAMERDGQLIFTRRQCYALPERLDLIKGHVIGHRDGFGFLRPEGTHSKEEDLLLPHHQMRGVIHGDYILAQVAGTDKRGRREGRVVRVLQQYEGQIVGRFFIEDGMGYVVPDDSRIAQDIVIPNDQRMGARMGNVVVVEISQRATRQYNAVGKVVEVLGENMAPGMEIEIALRTHDIPHEWPPEVEKQIQGLGEEVPEEAKQGRVDLRQLPLVTIDGEDARDFDDAVYCERKKSGGWRLWVAIADVSYYVRPDSALDKEAVRRGNSVYFPSQVIPMLPEVLSNGLCSLNPQVDRLCMVCEMTISASGKLSGYKHYEAVMNSHARLTYTKVSKMLEGDEELRERYAPLVPHLEELYSMYKVLKTAREERGAIEFETVETQFIFNADRKIDRIVPAERNDAHKIIEECMIMANIASASLVEKAKEPALYRVHDTPGEERLTGFRDFLGELGLQLSGGLEPAPKDYAALAAMIQSRPDHELIQTMLLRSMKQAVYQADNIGHFGLALNRYAHFTSPIRRYPDLTLHRAIKYLVAKQAGTNKDRWTPTGGYHYSFDDMDTLGEQCSMTERRADDATRDVADWLKCEYMQDHVGDEFDGVIANVTGFGFFVRLNELNIDGLVHISNLANDYYQYDPIGQRLIGDSSGQVYRLGDTVKVKVASINLNDRQIDFDIVGSTRKPRGAGKTAKNRDKKQRMRKAEGMQRQSLKVYRVADGEAQQEQRSKSKKERSSVRQKLKAGAIPKLEEDKAPEGKAGNKGGKGKPTAKKKSTKARKKKQRAGKKERAAKKI, from the coding sequence ATGTCAAAAGGTACTACCGATATACCGGTCGATCCTTTTCGCGATCGCGAAGCTTCAAACTACGAAAACCCTATCCCTAGCCGTGAAATGCTGCTGGATGTGATTCGCAGTTACTCAACGCCCGTAAGCCGCGATCAGCTGTTTGAAGAACTCAAACTCGAGGGCGATGAGCAATATGAAGGCCTGCGTCGCCGCCTGCGCGCCATGGAGCGCGATGGCCAGCTGATCTTCACCCGCCGCCAGTGCTATGCCCTGCCGGAGCGTCTCGATTTGATCAAGGGCCATGTGATTGGCCACCGGGACGGGTTTGGCTTCCTGCGCCCGGAAGGGACACATAGCAAGGAAGAAGACTTGTTGTTACCCCACCACCAGATGCGCGGGGTGATCCACGGCGATTATATCTTGGCTCAGGTTGCCGGTACGGATAAGCGGGGCCGCCGCGAAGGCCGTGTGGTCCGTGTGCTGCAGCAGTATGAAGGACAGATTGTCGGCCGCTTCTTTATCGAGGACGGCATGGGCTATGTGGTGCCTGACGATTCCCGTATTGCCCAAGATATCGTGATCCCGAACGACCAGCGCATGGGCGCGCGAATGGGCAACGTGGTGGTGGTCGAGATCAGCCAGCGCGCGACTCGCCAGTACAATGCCGTCGGCAAAGTGGTCGAGGTCCTGGGCGAGAACATGGCGCCGGGAATGGAAATCGAAATCGCCCTGCGAACCCATGATATTCCGCACGAGTGGCCACCGGAAGTCGAGAAGCAAATTCAGGGACTGGGCGAAGAAGTACCTGAAGAGGCCAAGCAGGGTCGTGTCGATCTGCGCCAGCTGCCGTTGGTGACCATTGATGGTGAAGATGCCCGCGACTTCGATGATGCGGTGTACTGCGAGCGCAAGAAATCGGGAGGGTGGCGCCTGTGGGTGGCTATTGCCGATGTGTCCTACTACGTTCGCCCGGACTCGGCACTGGACAAAGAAGCGGTTCGCCGCGGTAACTCGGTGTATTTCCCGTCTCAGGTGATCCCGATGCTGCCGGAAGTGCTGTCGAACGGCCTGTGTTCGCTTAACCCGCAGGTGGACCGCCTATGTATGGTGTGTGAGATGACCATCTCGGCATCGGGCAAGCTGTCTGGCTACAAGCACTACGAAGCGGTGATGAACTCGCATGCGCGCTTGACCTACACTAAAGTCAGTAAGATGCTTGAGGGGGATGAAGAGCTGCGCGAGCGCTATGCACCGCTGGTGCCTCACCTCGAAGAGCTGTACAGCATGTATAAGGTCCTCAAGACGGCGCGTGAAGAACGCGGGGCGATTGAGTTTGAAACGGTTGAAACCCAGTTTATCTTCAATGCCGATCGTAAGATTGATCGCATTGTGCCGGCAGAGCGTAACGATGCCCACAAAATCATTGAAGAATGTATGATTATGGCCAACATTGCGTCGGCTTCCTTGGTGGAAAAAGCCAAAGAGCCAGCGCTTTACCGAGTGCACGATACCCCAGGCGAAGAGCGTCTGACAGGCTTCAGGGATTTCCTTGGCGAGCTGGGGCTGCAGTTGTCTGGTGGCCTGGAGCCGGCACCGAAGGATTACGCGGCACTGGCCGCGATGATCCAGAGCCGTCCGGATCATGAACTGATCCAGACCATGCTGCTGCGATCGATGAAGCAGGCGGTTTACCAGGCGGACAATATCGGCCACTTTGGCTTGGCGCTGAACCGTTATGCCCACTTCACCTCGCCGATCCGCCGTTATCCTGACCTGACGCTGCACCGTGCGATCAAGTATCTGGTGGCCAAGCAGGCAGGGACTAACAAAGATCGCTGGACGCCGACCGGGGGGTACCATTATTCGTTTGATGATATGGATACCCTGGGTGAGCAGTGCTCGATGACCGAGCGCCGTGCCGACGATGCGACCCGTGACGTGGCCGACTGGCTGAAATGTGAATACATGCAAGACCATGTGGGCGATGAGTTTGACGGGGTGATTGCCAATGTCACCGGTTTCGGTTTCTTTGTCCGTCTCAACGAGCTTAATATCGATGGCCTTGTGCATATTTCCAACCTGGCCAATGATTACTACCAGTACGATCCGATCGGCCAGCGCCTGATTGGCGACAGTTCGGGACAGGTTTATCGCCTTGGCGATACGGTCAAGGTCAAAGTGGCCTCGATCAACCTCAACGACCGCCAGATTGACTTCGATATCGTCGGTAGCACCCGCAAGCCGCGCGGGGCTGGTAAAACGGCCAAGAACCGTGATAAAAAGCAGCGCATGCGCAAGGCTGAGGGCATGCAGCGCCAGAGCCTGAAGGTTTACCGGGTCGCGGATGGCGAAGCCCAGCAGGAGCAGCGCTCGAAGTCGAAGAAAGAGCGCAGCTCGGTCCGACAGAAGCTAAAAGCCGGTGCTATCCCCAAGCTAGAGGAAGACAAGGCACCGGAAGGGAAGGCCGGTAATAAGGGTGGCAAGGGTAAGCCGACCGCGAAGAAGAAATCGACCAAGGCCCGTAAGAAGAAACAGCGTGCCGGTAAGAAAGAACGAGCAGCAAAGAAGATTTAA
- a CDS encoding Na-directed DNA polymerase (COG3344), translating into MTSTQLMEQICSSTNLNQALRRVKKNKGCAGVDKLDIAATISVLRQSSNGQALRQSLLDGSYQPQPVLGVEIPKPSGGVRQLGIPTVLDRIVQQAITSVLTDIYEPKFSNSSYGFRPNRSAHHALAAASHYIREGRGYVVDVDLAKYFDTVNHDRLMHRLSKDITDKRVLKLIRSYLQAGIMRNGLVEQRQRGTPQGGPLSPLLSNIVLDELDKELERRGHKFCRYADDCQIYVHSEEAANRVKASITEFLEQKLKLTVNREKSAATRVTERTYLGHRFQRDGSIHISKTAQTHMKKRVRQITKRNRGRELKTVIVELTQYLRGWQHYFKLAMRKSAMQRLDEWIRRRLRCYRLKQRKRRHSIATWLRQEGVNERNAWKLAMSEKGWWHLVFIAAAQSGHANETVQGDGHVLIERWV; encoded by the coding sequence GTGACCTCAACTCAGTTGATGGAGCAGATCTGTTCATCAACGAATCTGAACCAAGCCCTGAGAAGAGTAAAGAAGAACAAGGGATGTGCTGGGGTTGATAAACTCGACATAGCAGCCACTATCTCGGTGCTTCGGCAGTCTTCCAATGGGCAAGCGCTCCGCCAGAGCCTTCTGGACGGTAGCTATCAACCCCAACCCGTCTTGGGTGTAGAAATCCCTAAACCTAGTGGGGGAGTGAGGCAGCTAGGTATCCCAACGGTACTTGATAGGATTGTCCAACAGGCCATCACATCAGTCCTGACAGATATCTACGAACCTAAGTTCTCCAACAGCAGTTACGGGTTCAGGCCCAACCGTAGTGCCCACCATGCTCTGGCGGCAGCAAGCCACTACATCAGGGAGGGGCGGGGTTATGTAGTCGATGTTGACCTAGCGAAATACTTCGATACCGTGAACCACGATAGGCTGATGCACAGGCTATCGAAAGATATCACAGATAAACGGGTACTGAAGCTGATCAGGTCATACCTACAGGCAGGCATAATGCGAAACGGGTTAGTCGAGCAGAGGCAACGAGGGACACCACAGGGTGGCCCATTATCTCCGCTGCTATCAAATATCGTATTAGATGAGTTGGATAAAGAGCTTGAACGAAGAGGGCATAAGTTCTGCCGATATGCAGACGACTGCCAAATCTACGTACACAGTGAGGAAGCCGCAAATCGAGTAAAAGCCTCGATAACGGAGTTCTTGGAGCAGAAACTGAAACTCACGGTCAACCGGGAGAAGAGTGCGGCAACAAGAGTGACAGAGCGGACTTACTTAGGCCATCGCTTCCAACGAGATGGAAGTATCCATATCTCGAAGACAGCACAAACTCACATGAAGAAGCGAGTGCGTCAAATAACGAAGCGGAATCGAGGACGAGAGTTGAAGACAGTAATAGTCGAACTAACTCAATATCTAAGAGGTTGGCAACACTACTTCAAGCTCGCCATGCGGAAAAGCGCGATGCAGCGCTTGGATGAATGGATAAGACGGCGCTTACGGTGCTACCGACTCAAGCAGCGAAAACGCAGACACAGCATAGCGACATGGTTACGCCAAGAAGGCGTAAACGAGCGCAATGCTTGGAAGCTAGCGATGTCAGAGAAAGGATGGTGGCATCTGGTCTTTATCGCCGCAGCTCAATCAGGCCATGCCAACGAAACGGTTCAAGGAGATGGGCATGTACTCATTGAGAGATGGGTATGA
- a CDS encoding 23S rRNA (guanosine-2'-O-)-methyltransferase (COG0566) gives MSNDMIFGIHAVKAVLASDPSRFIEVFVLKGREDDRLLPLLNELQMLGITIQQAGRKALDDKAKGASHQGIIARVRPGKQYNENDLDEILAGKDNPLLLVLDGVTDPHNLGACLRNADAAGAVAVVVPKDRSAQLNATASKVACGAAEVVPLVRVTNLARTLRALQDKGVWVVGTAGEATHDIYQSKLTGPLAIVMGAEGEGMRRLTRETCDDLIKIPMAGSVSSLNVSVATGICLFEAVRQRQ, from the coding sequence ATGAGTAATGACATGATTTTCGGCATTCATGCCGTGAAAGCCGTTTTGGCATCAGATCCTTCCCGTTTCATCGAGGTCTTTGTCCTTAAAGGCCGCGAGGATGACCGCTTGCTGCCGCTGCTCAATGAGCTGCAGATGCTTGGGATCACTATCCAGCAGGCTGGCCGCAAGGCGCTGGATGATAAAGCCAAAGGGGCATCACACCAGGGCATTATTGCCCGCGTGCGCCCGGGCAAGCAGTACAACGAAAACGATCTTGACGAGATTTTGGCTGGCAAAGACAACCCGCTGCTGTTGGTGTTGGATGGTGTAACCGATCCGCACAACCTGGGGGCGTGCCTGCGTAATGCCGATGCTGCCGGTGCGGTGGCGGTGGTTGTACCGAAAGATCGCTCTGCCCAGCTGAATGCGACCGCCAGCAAGGTGGCTTGTGGCGCGGCGGAAGTGGTGCCGTTGGTACGTGTGACTAACTTGGCCCGCACCCTGCGAGCCTTGCAGGACAAAGGCGTATGGGTCGTGGGTACTGCCGGTGAGGCAACCCATGATATCTACCAGAGTAAGTTGACCGGCCCGCTGGCGATTGTGATGGGCGCGGAAGGCGAGGGCATGCGTCGCCTGACTCGCGAGACCTGCGATGATTTGATCAAAATCCCGATGGCCGGCTCGGTATCGAGCCTCAACGTTTCTGTTGCAACCGGCATCTGCCTGTTCGAAGCGGTACGCCAAAGGCAGTAA
- a CDS encoding transcriptional repressor NsrR (COG1959), translating to MQLTSFTDYGLRALIYLATLPQGELASITKVTEIYGVSRNHMVKIINKLGQLGYVETVRGKNGGIRLGMPADQIVLGDVVRAIEPLQIVNCSEEFCHITPACRLKGILFSARQAFLDELDNHTLSEMIEDNPPLRVLLDQPAQ from the coding sequence GTGCAACTGACGAGTTTTACCGATTACGGCCTGCGTGCCCTGATATACCTAGCAACCCTGCCACAGGGTGAGCTGGCGAGCATAACTAAAGTGACCGAGATTTACGGCGTGTCGCGTAACCATATGGTGAAAATCATCAATAAGCTGGGGCAGCTGGGTTACGTCGAAACAGTGCGCGGTAAAAATGGCGGGATCCGCTTGGGTATGCCAGCTGATCAAATCGTGCTCGGCGACGTCGTGCGGGCGATTGAGCCTTTGCAAATCGTTAATTGCAGTGAGGAATTTTGCCATATTACTCCAGCCTGCCGACTGAAAGGCATTTTATTCAGTGCACGCCAGGCTTTCCTGGATGAGCTGGACAATCACACCTTGTCAGAAATGATCGAGGACAACCCGCCTCTGCGTGTCCTGTTGGATCAGCCTGCTCAGTGA
- a CDS encoding nitric oxide dioxygenase (COG1017,COG1018): MLNTKTIEIVKATAPIIAQTGPALTAHFYERMFSHNPELKDIFNMSNQRNGDQREALFNAICAYANNIENLPALLPAVEKIAHKHTSFMITAEQYAIVGGHLLGTIDDLLSPGQEVLDAWADAYGLLADIFIKREEEIYQENEGKSGGWRGTREFILTEKTQESEVITSFTFKPADGGAVAGYQPGQYLGIYLQPEGFEFQEIRQYSLSSAPQADQYRISVKREEGGKVSSYLHDALQVGDTVQLAPPAGDFFLDVEATTPVALISAGVGLTPTLSMLETLTSHQAGVHWLHAAENGDHHAFKHTIARMVAEHDHFTSHTWYREPLASDSQAEDFQFDGMMDLNKVKELVATPGMHYYFCGPVGFMQHVAKQLLAMGITEEQLHYECFGPHKVI, encoded by the coding sequence ATGCTCAACACCAAAACAATCGAAATCGTGAAGGCGACCGCCCCGATTATTGCCCAAACCGGCCCCGCCCTGACGGCTCATTTCTACGAGCGTATGTTCAGCCACAACCCTGAGCTGAAAGATATTTTCAATATGAGCAACCAGCGCAATGGTGACCAGCGTGAAGCGCTGTTCAATGCCATCTGCGCCTATGCCAACAATATCGAAAACCTGCCAGCCCTGTTGCCGGCGGTGGAGAAAATTGCCCATAAACACACCAGCTTCATGATCACCGCCGAACAATACGCGATTGTTGGCGGCCACCTGCTGGGCACCATTGACGATCTGCTCTCCCCGGGCCAAGAAGTTTTAGATGCGTGGGCTGACGCCTACGGCCTGCTTGCTGATATCTTTATCAAACGAGAAGAAGAGATCTACCAAGAGAACGAAGGCAAGTCGGGGGGCTGGCGAGGCACCCGCGAGTTTATCTTGACCGAGAAAACCCAAGAGAGCGAAGTGATCACCAGCTTCACCTTCAAACCGGCGGACGGCGGCGCAGTCGCCGGCTACCAGCCTGGCCAATACCTGGGGATCTACCTCCAACCAGAAGGGTTCGAGTTCCAGGAAATCCGCCAATACAGCCTGTCTTCCGCTCCACAGGCCGATCAATACCGGATTTCGGTCAAGCGCGAAGAGGGCGGCAAGGTCTCGAGTTATCTGCATGACGCCCTGCAAGTGGGTGACACCGTTCAGCTCGCCCCGCCAGCTGGTGACTTCTTCCTCGATGTTGAAGCAACCACCCCGGTAGCACTGATTTCTGCCGGTGTCGGGCTAACGCCTACCCTGTCGATGCTGGAAACCTTAACCAGTCACCAAGCCGGCGTGCACTGGCTACACGCTGCCGAGAACGGCGATCACCATGCCTTCAAGCACACCATCGCGCGCATGGTTGCCGAGCATGATCACTTTACCAGCCACACTTGGTACCGTGAGCCGCTGGCTTCAGACAGCCAGGCCGAAGACTTCCAGTTTGACGGTATGATGGATCTGAACAAGGTTAAAGAACTGGTCGCGACTCCAGGCATGCACTACTACTTCTGTGGCCCGGTCGGCTTCATGCAGCATGTGGCCAAGCAGCTATTGGCGATGGGCATTACCGAAGAGCAACTTCACTACGAATGCTTCGGCCCGCACAAGGTGATTTAA